From the Synechococcus sp. Nb3U1 genome, one window contains:
- a CDS encoding NHLP bacteriocin system secretion protein, giving the protein MNPTRYRLEVSGMADNNTGLFRKESLERLSSPEQLDQLLQVVNPRDWLPLGCLAALVGAGLVWSIFGRIPLTVSGQGVLVYPSRLIPVQATSAGSILQLNAQVGDRLEAGQVLAVLDQAELQKRLDEARNELEKLRTQNQTLTDLENQRLDLELRNLQAQRQNLALSIAEAQEAIPVLRDKGIAATEEQQRNLEQRLVEAQQQVPVLLERLEQRRRLLEDQVVTGDVVLSAEQEYLAGVARISDIQAQLKQIEASLAEAERNYLSNLRQLDSTRIELQSLDSRENTLRQQTLEARLARQNQIEQQQSTIAQLELQLLTQSQIRVEHTGVVTELTVIPGQVVGTGQRLGTLEVEDEDSPLIAINSFSVGDGKRIQPGMPIQVTPVSVRREEFGGILGQVTQVSNLPVSQDEALRLVGNEGLVRALVSDSPTIQVYANLDLDPNTVSGYRWSSSLGPPVQITAGTTTLTRVTIGERAPITFVMPFLRDITGVY; this is encoded by the coding sequence TTGAATCCTACTCGCTATCGGTTGGAGGTGTCGGGCATGGCAGATAACAATACCGGGTTATTCCGCAAAGAATCCTTAGAGCGGCTTTCCTCGCCGGAGCAATTGGATCAGTTGCTACAGGTGGTCAACCCACGGGATTGGTTGCCGTTGGGCTGCTTGGCGGCTCTGGTGGGGGCTGGTCTGGTGTGGAGCATTTTTGGGCGGATCCCGCTCACCGTCAGTGGCCAGGGGGTGTTGGTTTATCCCAGCCGGTTAATACCCGTACAGGCCACCAGCGCAGGTTCGATTCTGCAGCTCAATGCCCAAGTGGGGGATCGCTTAGAGGCAGGGCAGGTATTGGCGGTGCTCGACCAAGCTGAACTGCAAAAGCGCCTAGACGAAGCCCGCAATGAACTGGAAAAGTTGCGTACCCAAAACCAAACCCTGACCGACCTGGAAAATCAGCGCCTGGATTTAGAACTGCGCAATTTGCAGGCGCAGCGGCAGAACCTCGCCCTGAGCATTGCCGAAGCCCAAGAAGCCATTCCGGTCTTGCGCGACAAAGGGATTGCCGCCACCGAAGAGCAGCAGCGCAATCTGGAACAACGCTTGGTAGAAGCCCAACAGCAGGTACCCGTTTTGCTGGAGCGACTGGAGCAGCGCCGCCGTCTCTTAGAAGATCAGGTAGTGACGGGAGATGTGGTGCTCAGTGCCGAGCAAGAATACCTGGCGGGGGTAGCCCGCATTTCCGATATTCAAGCCCAACTCAAACAAATCGAAGCCAGCTTGGCGGAGGCAGAGCGCAACTATCTGAGCAACCTACGCCAATTGGATAGCACCCGCATTGAGCTGCAGAGCCTCGACAGCCGCGAAAATACCCTACGACAGCAAACCCTAGAAGCTCGGCTAGCCCGCCAAAACCAAATTGAGCAGCAGCAGAGCACCATTGCCCAGTTGGAGTTACAACTCCTGACCCAAAGCCAGATTCGCGTCGAACATACGGGGGTAGTTACCGAGTTGACGGTGATCCCCGGTCAGGTGGTGGGCACGGGACAACGCCTTGGCACCCTGGAGGTGGAAGACGAAGATAGTCCTCTGATCGCCATCAACTCCTTTTCGGTGGGGGATGGCAAGCGCATTCAACCGGGCATGCCGATTCAGGTGACACCGGTTTCAGTGCGTCGGGAAGAATTTGGCGGCATCTTGGGGCAAGTCACGCAAGTCTCCAATCTGCCGGTTTCTCAGGATGAGGCATTGCGGTTGGTGGGCAATGAAGGCTTGGTGCGGGCGTTGGTGAGTGACTCCCCCACCATTCAGGTCTACGCCAACTTAGATTTGGATCCGAATACGGTCAGTGGCTACCGCTGGTCTTCGTCCTTGGGGCCACCCGTGCAAATTACGGCCGGAACCACCACTCTCACCCGCGTCACCATCGGGGAGCGAGCTCCCATCACCTTTGTCATGCCGTTCTTGAGGGATATCACGGGTGTCTATTAA